In one Micromonospora polyrhachis genomic region, the following are encoded:
- a CDS encoding UDP-N-acetylmuramoyl-tripeptide--D-alanyl-D-alanine ligase: MIVITLPEIAEAVAGRLVAVDPTAQIVTGPVEFDSRKVTPGALFVAFPGEKVDGHDYAAEAVAAGATAVLGTREVAGVPMVLVDDALTAMGELARAVLDRLPDLTVVGLTGSSGKTSTKDLIAQLTARLGPTVAPPGSFNNELGHPYTALQADPGTRFLVLEKGSRGIGHVRYLCEVAPPRIAVVLNVGNSHIGEFGSVEAIAQAKGELVEALPAYGLAVLNADDPRVRAMSARTQARVVLVGEAPDAEVRAEDVTVDERGRPSYTLVTPEGRAPVRLGLTGRHQVGNTLAAAAVARELGMPLAELATALGELELVSTRRMDVFDRPDGVTVIDDSYNANPASMSAALRALASLGHDRRKLAVLGYMAELGAYEREGHAGVGRLAAELGVDRLFVVGEPAAPIHEGASEVEDWGGLSVLVPDQAAAVDALRGELRPGDVVLVKGSRYRTWEVADALRADADQEGAA; the protein is encoded by the coding sequence ATGATCGTGATAACCCTGCCCGAGATCGCCGAGGCGGTCGCCGGCCGGCTCGTCGCCGTCGACCCGACCGCACAGATCGTCACCGGCCCGGTCGAGTTCGACTCCCGCAAGGTGACCCCGGGCGCGCTCTTCGTGGCGTTCCCCGGCGAGAAGGTCGACGGCCACGACTACGCGGCCGAGGCGGTCGCTGCCGGTGCGACGGCGGTGCTCGGCACCCGGGAGGTCGCCGGGGTGCCGATGGTGCTGGTCGACGACGCGCTGACCGCGATGGGCGAACTCGCCCGCGCGGTGCTGGACCGGCTTCCCGACTTGACCGTGGTGGGCCTGACCGGCTCGTCCGGCAAGACCAGCACCAAGGACCTGATCGCGCAGCTCACCGCCCGGCTCGGGCCGACCGTGGCACCGCCCGGGTCGTTCAACAACGAGCTGGGCCACCCGTACACGGCGTTGCAGGCCGATCCGGGCACCCGGTTCCTGGTGCTGGAGAAGGGCTCCCGGGGGATCGGGCACGTGCGCTACCTGTGCGAGGTGGCACCGCCCCGGATCGCGGTCGTGCTCAACGTCGGCAACTCGCACATCGGCGAGTTCGGCTCGGTGGAGGCGATCGCCCAGGCCAAGGGTGAGTTGGTCGAGGCGCTGCCGGCCTACGGGCTGGCGGTGCTCAACGCCGACGACCCCCGGGTACGGGCGATGTCCGCCCGCACCCAGGCCCGGGTGGTGCTGGTCGGTGAGGCCCCCGACGCCGAGGTACGTGCCGAGGACGTCACCGTCGACGAGCGCGGACGACCGTCGTACACGCTGGTCACGCCGGAGGGCCGCGCGCCGGTGCGGCTCGGACTGACCGGCCGGCACCAGGTCGGCAACACCCTGGCGGCGGCGGCCGTGGCCCGGGAACTGGGCATGCCGCTGGCCGAGTTGGCCACCGCCCTCGGCGAACTGGAGCTGGTGTCGACGCGGCGGATGGACGTCTTCGACCGCCCCGACGGGGTGACGGTCATCGACGACTCGTACAACGCCAATCCCGCTTCCATGTCGGCGGCGCTGCGCGCCCTGGCCAGCCTCGGCCACGACCGTCGGAAGCTGGCCGTGCTCGGCTACATGGCCGAGTTGGGCGCGTACGAGCGGGAAGGACACGCGGGGGTTGGCCGGCTCGCCGCCGAATTGGGCGTCGACCGGCTGTTCGTGGTCGGTGAACCGGCCGCGCCGATCCACGAAGGCGCGTCCGAAGTTGAGGATTGGGGAGGATTGTCGGTGCTGGTACCCGATCAGGCAGCGGCGGTTGATGCGTTGCGGGGCGAGTTACGACCAGGGGACGTCGTCCTGGTCAAGGGCTCGCGGTACCGAACCTGGGAGGTGGCCGACGCGTTGCGTGCCGACGCTGATCAGGAGGGCGCCGCGTGA
- the rsmH gene encoding 16S rRNA (cytosine(1402)-N(4))-methyltransferase RsmH, giving the protein MGERRGTHVPVLLERCIELLAPALNRGDQTSRGDRTVHVDATLGLGGHAEAVLARFPDTVLIGLDRDPEALAHARARLAPYTDRVHLVHAVYDELPEVLDRLGYAHVDGVLFDLGVSSLQLDEPDRGFAYAQDAPLDMRMDQTRGVTAEEVVNSYSHADLARVLRVYGEEKFASRIAAAIIRERQKARLTSTARLAELVRESIPAPARRTGGHPAKRTFQALRIEVNRELAALEAALPAALDALAPGSRMVVLSYHSLEDRITKQALAARARSTGPVDLPVELPGTGPTLRLLSRGAELPGEAEVTANPRAASVRLRAAERIDPESVTGTERTRRTDRERSRRGGKALRTPSALRDASTVERKGLPQDGTGTEVEGEGT; this is encoded by the coding sequence ATGGGGGAGCGTCGTGGCACGCATGTGCCGGTGCTGCTTGAGCGGTGCATCGAGTTGCTCGCCCCCGCGCTGAATCGTGGCGACCAAACTAGTCGTGGCGATCGTACCGTGCACGTCGATGCGACGCTCGGGCTGGGCGGGCATGCCGAAGCGGTCCTCGCCAGGTTTCCCGACACCGTCCTGATCGGACTGGACCGGGATCCGGAGGCCCTGGCCCACGCCCGGGCCCGGCTGGCCCCGTACACCGACCGGGTCCACCTGGTGCACGCGGTCTACGACGAACTGCCGGAAGTCCTCGATCGGCTCGGGTACGCCCACGTCGACGGGGTGCTGTTCGACCTCGGGGTCTCGTCGCTGCAGCTGGACGAGCCGGACCGGGGCTTCGCCTACGCCCAGGACGCACCGCTGGACATGCGGATGGACCAGACCCGGGGGGTGACGGCCGAGGAGGTCGTCAACAGCTACTCCCACGCCGACCTGGCTCGGGTGCTCCGGGTCTACGGCGAGGAGAAGTTCGCGAGCCGGATCGCCGCCGCGATCATCCGGGAACGGCAGAAGGCCCGGCTCACCTCGACGGCCCGACTGGCCGAGCTGGTGCGGGAGTCGATCCCCGCGCCAGCCCGACGAACGGGCGGACACCCGGCAAAGAGAACGTTTCAGGCTTTGCGCATCGAGGTAAATAGGGAGCTGGCAGCGCTGGAGGCGGCGCTGCCAGCCGCTCTGGACGCACTCGCGCCCGGCAGTCGCATGGTGGTGCTGTCCTACCACTCGTTGGAGGACCGGATTACCAAGCAGGCGCTGGCCGCCCGCGCTCGGAGCACTGGCCCGGTCGACCTACCGGTCGAGTTGCCGGGCACCGGCCCGACGCTGCGGCTACTGAGTCGCGGTGCCGAGCTACCTGGCGAGGCGGAGGTCACCGCCAACCCGCGCGCTGCCTCGGTGCGGCTGCGCGCGGCGGAGCGGATCGACCCGGAGAGCGTCACCGGCACGGAACGAACCAGGCGGACCGACCGCGAACGGTCCCGCCGAGGCGGGAAGGCACTGCGTACGCCGAGCGCGTTGCGTGATGCCTCCACAGTGGAGCGAAAGGGCTTGCCCCAGGACGGAACGGGGACGGAAGTAGAGGGGGAGGGAACATGA
- the mraY gene encoding phospho-N-acetylmuramoyl-pentapeptide-transferase yields the protein MRAVIVAIGVAFLVSLFGTPLAIKVFTRLKAGQPIRSEGPTMHQGKKGTPTMGGVVFIVATVIAYVAGHLALTTLPDQQIAQVEPTITALVLLGLMVFSGAVGFVDDFLKVRRRNSAGLNARGKLFGQILVGAVFGVIALYFPSSMVDSEGGSTNVETVGSTTLSFIRDIDFLDVGKVASVIIFIFVVMAATNGVNLTDGLDGLATGASVMVLAAYALIAFWQYRHWCADPAYTRDYCYSVRDPLEIALIAGAAAGACVGFLWWNTSPARIFMGDTGALGLGGLIAGMAMSTRTLLLLPIIGGLFVIITMSVVIQIISFKSTGKRVFRMSPLQHHFELAGWSEVNIVVRFWIIAGIGVAIALGLFYSEYLTAMS from the coding sequence GTGAGGGCGGTCATCGTCGCCATCGGGGTGGCCTTCCTCGTTTCGCTCTTCGGCACGCCACTGGCGATCAAGGTTTTCACCCGGCTGAAGGCTGGTCAGCCGATCCGGTCCGAGGGACCGACGATGCACCAGGGCAAGAAGGGCACTCCCACCATGGGTGGCGTGGTGTTCATCGTCGCCACGGTCATCGCGTACGTCGCCGGGCACCTGGCGCTGACCACCCTGCCGGACCAGCAGATCGCCCAGGTGGAACCGACGATCACCGCGCTGGTGCTGCTCGGTCTGATGGTCTTCTCCGGTGCGGTCGGGTTCGTCGACGACTTCCTGAAGGTCCGTAGACGCAACAGTGCCGGCCTCAACGCGCGGGGCAAGCTGTTCGGGCAGATCCTGGTCGGCGCGGTCTTCGGGGTGATCGCGCTCTACTTTCCGAGCAGCATGGTCGACTCGGAGGGCGGCTCGACCAACGTCGAGACGGTGGGCAGCACGACGCTCTCCTTCATCCGGGACATCGACTTCCTGGATGTGGGCAAGGTCGCCTCTGTGATCATTTTCATCTTCGTGGTGATGGCGGCGACCAACGGCGTCAACCTCACCGACGGGCTGGACGGGTTGGCTACCGGTGCCTCGGTGATGGTGCTGGCGGCGTACGCCCTGATCGCCTTCTGGCAGTACCGGCACTGGTGTGCGGACCCGGCCTACACCCGGGACTACTGCTATTCGGTACGCGACCCGTTGGAGATCGCACTGATCGCGGGTGCGGCGGCCGGAGCCTGTGTCGGCTTCCTCTGGTGGAACACCTCACCAGCGCGGATCTTCATGGGCGACACCGGGGCGTTGGGCCTCGGCGGCCTGATCGCCGGCATGGCGATGTCCACCCGGACGCTGCTGCTCCTGCCGATCATCGGTGGCCTCTTTGTGATCATCACCATGTCGGTGGTCATCCAGATCATCTCGTTCAAGTCCACTGGTAAGCGGGTCTTCCGGATGTCCCCCCTACAGCACCACTTCGAATTGGCCGGCTGGAGCGAGGTCAACATCGTCGTCCGGTTCTGGATCATCGCCGGGATCGGAGTGGCCATCGCCCTGGGCCTGTTCTACAGCGAGTACCTGACCGCGATGAGCTGA
- a CDS encoding UDP-N-acetylmuramoyl-L-alanyl-D-glutamate--2,6-diaminopimelate ligase, translating to MPGNPRPRTVVPIRLGDLAARLAIEPPPAGSVTVTGVTHDSRAVRAGDLYAALPGAQRHGADFIPAVAAAGAVAVLTDPAGAPAAAEAGLPALIVADPRAVLGELAAAVYGDPTSGLTVIGVTGTAGKTSTAYLIESGLRAAGHVTGLIGTVETRLGDLVLDSVRTTPEATDLHAMLAAAAERGVTAVVMEVSSHALSMGRVGGVRFAVGGYTNFGQDHLDFHADSAEYFAAKAQLFDGRCGVEVLNLDDPALRPLFKPTTVSYSATGDIAATWRAADVSGSGYTQRFTAHGPDGIAVAAGVALPGRHNVANALLAIAALVAVGVDPATASTGVAACPGVPGRLELVEAPGPVRGVVDYAHKPDAIVAALAALRELATGTGRLICVIGAGGDRDRGKRPVMGAAAARGADLVLITDDNPRTEDPAAIRSEVRRGAEQADGGAQLLEVPGRRAAIDEAVRLAAPGDVIAVLGKGHERGQEIDGQVHPFDDRVELASALAARFNSPVRQP from the coding sequence GTGCCCGGCAATCCTCGTCCCCGTACCGTTGTTCCGATCCGGCTCGGCGACCTCGCCGCGCGACTCGCGATCGAGCCGCCACCCGCCGGTTCCGTGACGGTGACGGGGGTGACCCACGACAGCCGGGCGGTCCGGGCCGGCGACCTCTACGCCGCCCTGCCCGGCGCGCAGCGGCACGGCGCGGACTTCATCCCGGCGGTCGCGGCGGCCGGCGCGGTGGCGGTACTGACCGACCCGGCCGGGGCCCCGGCAGCGGCGGAGGCCGGCCTGCCCGCCCTGATCGTCGCCGACCCCCGGGCGGTGCTCGGTGAGTTGGCCGCCGCCGTCTACGGCGACCCGACCAGCGGGCTGACCGTGATCGGGGTGACCGGCACCGCCGGCAAGACCTCCACCGCCTACCTGATCGAGTCCGGGCTACGGGCCGCCGGTCACGTCACCGGCCTGATCGGCACGGTGGAGACGCGCCTCGGTGACCTCGTCCTGGACAGCGTGCGCACCACGCCGGAGGCGACCGACCTGCACGCCATGCTCGCCGCCGCCGCCGAGCGGGGCGTCACCGCCGTGGTGATGGAGGTGTCCAGCCACGCGCTGAGCATGGGACGGGTCGGCGGGGTCCGGTTCGCCGTCGGCGGCTACACCAACTTCGGCCAGGACCACCTGGACTTCCACGCCGACTCGGCCGAGTACTTCGCCGCGAAGGCACAGCTCTTCGACGGGCGGTGCGGTGTCGAGGTGCTCAACCTCGACGATCCGGCGCTGCGTCCGCTGTTCAAGCCGACCACGGTGAGCTACTCCGCCACCGGTGACATCGCCGCCACCTGGCGGGCCGCCGACGTCAGCGGCTCCGGCTACACACAGCGGTTCACCGCCCACGGCCCGGACGGCATCGCCGTCGCCGCCGGGGTGGCCCTGCCGGGCCGGCACAACGTCGCCAACGCCCTGCTGGCGATCGCCGCCCTGGTCGCCGTCGGGGTCGACCCGGCGACCGCCTCGACCGGTGTCGCCGCCTGCCCGGGTGTGCCCGGCCGGCTGGAGCTGGTCGAGGCCCCCGGCCCGGTCCGCGGGGTGGTCGACTACGCACACAAACCCGACGCGATCGTCGCCGCACTCGCCGCCCTGCGCGAGCTGGCCACCGGCACCGGTCGGCTGATCTGTGTGATCGGGGCAGGTGGAGACCGCGACCGGGGGAAGCGGCCGGTGATGGGGGCCGCCGCCGCACGTGGCGCCGACCTGGTGCTGATCACCGACGACAACCCCCGTACCGAGGATCCGGCCGCGATCCGCTCCGAGGTGCGGCGCGGTGCCGAGCAGGCCGACGGGGGCGCGCAACTGCTGGAGGTGCCGGGTCGGCGGGCCGCCATCGACGAGGCGGTACGACTCGCCGCGCCCGGTGACGTCATCGCCGTACTCGGCAAGGGGCACGAACGGGGCCAGGAGATCGACGGCCAGGTTCATCCTTTCGACGACCGGGTCGAGCTGGCCTCCGCGCTGGCCGCCCGGTTCAACAGTCCGGTGAGGCAACCATGA
- the murG gene encoding undecaprenyldiphospho-muramoylpentapeptide beta-N-acetylglucosaminyltransferase, with product MGPLRSVVLAGGGTGGHIYPLLAFADCLRRHDPSVRITCLGTPRGLENELIPPQGYDLRLIPAYQLPRSVNMNLMRTPDRMWKAARAAGKVIDEVRADVVVGFGGYVSVPGYLAAWRRELPIVIHEVNVPPGVANRLGMKFTKQVAVGFPHQPAQAESLRDARVVGVPLRRAIAGLDRAAQREPARAHFGLRPDLPTLFVAGGSQGARTINLAVSGAARQLAAAGVQVLHVIGARNEPVVVPDDLPVPYVTLPYLSEMELGYAAADLMLGRGGAMTCAEVAAVGLPTIYVPYPHSNQEQRRNALPVVEAGGGLLVDDTEMSSGWVEQTVLPLIRDPQRLAAMSSAAAGYGRRDGDEALLDFVYEAVAR from the coding sequence ATGGGGCCGCTGCGGTCGGTGGTGCTCGCCGGAGGAGGCACCGGGGGACACATCTACCCGCTGCTGGCCTTCGCGGACTGCCTGCGCCGGCATGATCCGTCGGTACGGATCACCTGCCTCGGCACGCCCCGAGGGTTGGAGAACGAACTGATCCCGCCTCAGGGCTACGACTTACGGCTGATTCCCGCATACCAGCTGCCCCGGTCGGTGAACATGAACCTCATGCGTACCCCGGACCGGATGTGGAAGGCGGCCCGCGCCGCCGGCAAGGTGATCGACGAGGTACGCGCCGACGTGGTCGTCGGGTTCGGGGGGTACGTCTCGGTGCCGGGCTACCTGGCGGCCTGGCGACGGGAACTGCCGATCGTGATCCATGAGGTCAACGTTCCCCCGGGAGTGGCCAACCGGCTCGGCATGAAGTTCACCAAGCAGGTGGCCGTCGGTTTTCCGCACCAGCCGGCGCAGGCCGAGTCGCTGCGCGACGCCCGGGTGGTCGGCGTACCGCTGCGCCGGGCCATCGCCGGCCTGGACCGGGCGGCACAGCGGGAGCCCGCCCGAGCCCACTTCGGGCTGCGGCCGGACCTGCCGACGCTCTTCGTCGCCGGGGGCTCGCAGGGGGCCCGGACGATCAACCTGGCGGTCTCCGGGGCGGCCCGGCAGCTCGCGGCCGCAGGCGTACAGGTGCTGCATGTCATCGGGGCCCGCAACGAGCCGGTGGTGGTCCCCGACGACCTGCCGGTGCCCTATGTCACGCTGCCCTACCTGTCGGAGATGGAGCTCGGCTACGCCGCTGCCGACCTGATGTTGGGCCGGGGCGGGGCGATGACCTGCGCCGAGGTTGCGGCGGTCGGGTTGCCCACCATCTACGTGCCCTACCCGCACAGCAACCAGGAGCAGCGCCGTAACGCGTTGCCCGTGGTCGAGGCGGGGGGTGGACTGCTGGTCGACGACACCGAGATGAGCTCCGGTTGGGTCGAGCAGACGGTGTTGCCGCTGATCCGTGATCCACAACGGTTGGCGGCGATGAGTTCCGCCGCGGCTGGCTACGGCCGGCGGGACGGTGACGAGGCGTTGCTTGATTTCGTCTACGAGGCGGTGGCCCGGTGA
- a CDS encoding FtsW/RodA/SpoVE family cell cycle protein, whose protein sequence is MTSTSVPGKRAGPGGGAGSGPGTGRSGSGPGAGPAETGRPGTTSRLDLLRGLLARPMASYYLLLFSAGLLLLIGLTMVFSATSVKAYATDGNTFAAISKQVAFAFIGLVAFWAFQRLPARTFRDLGVPVLGAALVLLVILDALLAWAKLRNLEVAKIGPLEANLLWLHIGPIQVQPSELAKLGLVLWGANVIAQKGAALGWWRELLNPLFPVVGLLFVLVGYNDLGTMLCLLAIVVGLLWAAGVRKRIFATLSVLGLAGVGLLIAVASLGAGSGEKDAENYRLLRLTSFFRTPADCGDPCYQALQARYAIDNGGWFGAGLGKSVMKWNWLPAADNDFIFAVLAEELGVVGCIVVLALFAVLAYTGFRIARRIGDPFRRLVAAAITTWLVSQAVINVGGVVGLLPITGLPLPFISDGGSALVVTLAAIGVLASFARAEPDAARALHARPPARWVRLVWAPLPPLPARRRRSEDDPRRDDPRTRRVGR, encoded by the coding sequence ATGACGTCCACGTCCGTACCCGGGAAGCGGGCTGGGCCGGGCGGCGGCGCGGGATCCGGGCCGGGCACCGGCCGATCGGGGAGCGGGCCCGGAGCCGGCCCGGCGGAGACCGGACGGCCGGGTACCACCAGCCGTCTCGACCTACTACGGGGCCTACTGGCCCGCCCGATGGCCTCCTACTACCTGCTTCTCTTCAGCGCCGGTCTGTTGCTGTTGATCGGCCTGACGATGGTCTTCTCGGCGACCAGCGTCAAGGCCTACGCCACCGACGGCAACACCTTCGCGGCGATCAGCAAGCAGGTGGCCTTCGCCTTCATCGGACTGGTCGCGTTCTGGGCCTTCCAGCGCCTGCCCGCGCGCACGTTCCGCGATCTCGGGGTGCCGGTGCTCGGCGCGGCCCTGGTCCTGCTGGTGATCCTCGACGCGTTGCTGGCCTGGGCGAAGCTGCGCAACCTCGAGGTTGCCAAGATCGGCCCGTTGGAGGCCAACCTGCTCTGGCTGCACATCGGGCCGATCCAGGTGCAGCCCTCCGAGTTGGCCAAGCTCGGCCTGGTGCTCTGGGGTGCCAACGTCATCGCCCAGAAGGGGGCCGCGCTGGGCTGGTGGCGGGAACTGCTCAACCCGCTGTTCCCGGTGGTCGGCCTCCTTTTCGTCCTGGTCGGCTACAACGACCTGGGCACCATGCTCTGTCTACTCGCCATCGTGGTCGGGCTGCTCTGGGCGGCCGGCGTCCGTAAACGGATCTTCGCGACCCTGTCGGTGCTCGGCCTGGCCGGTGTCGGGCTGCTGATCGCGGTGGCCTCGCTGGGCGCGGGATCGGGCGAGAAGGATGCCGAGAACTACCGGCTGCTGCGGTTGACCTCGTTCTTCCGTACCCCGGCGGACTGCGGCGATCCGTGTTACCAGGCGTTGCAGGCCCGGTACGCGATCGACAACGGTGGCTGGTTCGGGGCGGGCCTGGGCAAGAGCGTCATGAAGTGGAATTGGTTACCCGCTGCCGACAACGACTTCATCTTCGCTGTCCTCGCCGAGGAGCTTGGGGTGGTGGGCTGCATCGTGGTGCTCGCCCTCTTCGCCGTACTGGCCTACACCGGGTTCCGCATCGCCCGGCGGATCGGGGACCCGTTCCGCCGACTGGTTGCCGCTGCCATCACCACCTGGCTGGTCAGCCAGGCGGTGATCAACGTCGGCGGGGTGGTCGGGCTGCTGCCGATCACCGGCCTGCCGCTGCCGTTCATCTCCGATGGCGGAAGTGCCCTGGTGGTGACCCTCGCCGCGATCGGGGTACTGGCATCGTTCGCCCGCGCCGAGCCCGATGCGGCGAGAGCCCTGCATGCCCGTCCACCCGCCCGATGGGTCCGACTAGTCTGGGCCCCGTTGCCGCCGCTACCCGCGCGGCGTCGGCGGAGCGAGGACGACCCGCGCCGGGACGACCCGCGGACGCGTCGGGTCGGTCGGTGA
- a CDS encoding peptidoglycan D,D-transpeptidase FtsI family protein, whose translation MGGISGARAYTPRGRTVRETADLRRTPRATRSTDPFRPALQVLDGGRTGGGRTARRAPAVGTTTSAAGTGRTVRPVRGDNDVTDPPPPPRRRPRPGGGGGPARRPAPAAARRRQSRKPPRPPRLADPHRRLRVGTLLVLVIFAVVAIRLVVLQVLPAQVYANGGVRDRIVQVDVPAPRGAIYDRSGAALALSVEARYVYADPTRLKDPAAAAEALSPLLGIPRSELLKRMAPRNRPNGRPSEFEYLARGVEIDTAKKIMALELPGINTDRDERREVPGGDLAANLLGFVGEEMIGLEGLEARYDEVLRGINGKREFEVGQGDLAAPIPGGHDEVITEAQPGSSIQLTIDRDLQFEVQRVLSQTMQRVAGSTGAAVVLDARTGEVLAQASHPTYDAANPLDPNTKPTDREDAATSFVVDPGSVHKAIVFAAALEEGVVRPDTKVPVAPAIKRGDQTFRDTHPAPSGTLMSLPGIMAYSSNVGTIKVADALGKEKLYEYQQKFCLGRATGVGLPGEAAGRLLPPDKWSGSSYGSVPIGHSVDATPLQMATVYAAIANNGTWVQPHLVKETIAPDGSRTAAPAPRTQQVISPENAAAVRTMLEAVTTVPDATGRKAAIPGYRVAGKTGTGARLVDGKYVPGEVASFIGMAPADNPRYVIAVFAHTPKGGGGDIASPAFKEMMGFALRHYRVPPTGTKPPNFVVYPR comes from the coding sequence ATGGGTGGCATCTCCGGCGCGCGGGCGTACACGCCGCGAGGTCGGACCGTACGTGAGACAGCCGACCTTCGGCGTACCCCTCGGGCCACCCGGTCGACGGACCCGTTCCGGCCCGCGCTCCAGGTGCTCGACGGCGGCCGGACCGGCGGTGGTCGTACCGCGCGTCGGGCACCGGCGGTCGGCACCACCACCAGCGCGGCGGGCACCGGACGCACGGTACGACCGGTGCGCGGCGACAACGACGTCACGGATCCGCCACCGCCACCCCGCCGTCGACCCCGGCCCGGAGGGGGCGGTGGTCCAGCTCGGCGGCCTGCTCCGGCGGCGGCGCGACGTCGGCAGTCCCGCAAACCACCCCGCCCGCCCCGACTGGCCGACCCGCACCGCCGGCTACGAGTGGGCACCCTGCTCGTCCTGGTCATCTTCGCCGTGGTCGCGATCCGGCTCGTCGTGCTCCAGGTGCTACCGGCCCAGGTGTACGCCAACGGCGGGGTCCGGGACCGGATCGTCCAGGTGGACGTACCGGCCCCCCGAGGGGCGATCTACGACAGGTCCGGTGCGGCCCTCGCGCTCAGTGTGGAAGCCCGGTACGTCTACGCCGATCCAACCCGGCTGAAAGATCCCGCCGCCGCCGCCGAGGCGCTCTCCCCGCTGCTCGGCATCCCCCGCTCGGAGCTACTGAAGCGGATGGCACCGAGGAACCGACCCAACGGGCGGCCCTCCGAGTTCGAGTACCTCGCCCGAGGGGTGGAGATCGACACGGCCAAGAAGATCATGGCGCTCGAACTCCCCGGCATCAACACCGACCGCGACGAGCGTCGGGAGGTGCCCGGTGGGGACCTGGCAGCGAACCTGCTCGGCTTCGTCGGCGAGGAGATGATCGGGCTGGAAGGGCTGGAGGCCCGCTACGACGAGGTGCTGCGCGGGATCAACGGCAAGCGGGAGTTCGAGGTGGGACAGGGCGACCTGGCCGCCCCGATCCCGGGCGGCCACGACGAGGTCATCACCGAGGCCCAGCCGGGCAGTTCGATCCAACTCACCATCGACCGCGACCTCCAGTTCGAGGTGCAGCGGGTGCTCAGCCAGACGATGCAGCGGGTCGCCGGTAGCACCGGGGCGGCCGTCGTGCTCGACGCCCGTACCGGCGAGGTGCTGGCCCAGGCCAGCCATCCCACCTACGACGCGGCCAACCCGCTCGACCCGAACACCAAACCCACTGACCGGGAGGACGCGGCCACCAGCTTCGTGGTCGACCCCGGCTCGGTGCACAAGGCGATCGTCTTCGCCGCCGCGCTCGAAGAGGGTGTCGTCCGCCCCGACACGAAGGTGCCGGTCGCACCCGCCATCAAGCGGGGCGACCAGACGTTCCGGGACACCCATCCGGCTCCCTCCGGCACCCTGATGAGCCTGCCCGGCATCATGGCCTACTCGTCCAACGTCGGCACGATCAAGGTCGCCGACGCGCTGGGCAAGGAGAAGCTGTACGAGTACCAGCAGAAGTTCTGCCTGGGTCGGGCCACCGGGGTCGGCCTGCCCGGAGAGGCGGCCGGTCGGCTACTCCCACCCGACAAGTGGAGTGGCTCGTCGTACGGGTCGGTGCCGATCGGGCACAGCGTGGACGCCACGCCCCTACAGATGGCCACCGTCTACGCCGCCATCGCCAACAACGGCACCTGGGTGCAGCCGCACCTGGTCAAGGAGACCATCGCCCCGGACGGCAGCCGGACCGCCGCCCCGGCACCCCGTACCCAGCAGGTGATCAGCCCGGAGAACGCCGCGGCGGTGCGGACCATGCTGGAGGCGGTGACCACGGTCCCGGACGCCACCGGCCGCAAGGCCGCCATTCCCGGTTACCGGGTGGCCGGCAAGACCGGCACCGGTGCCCGGCTGGTCGATGGCAAGTACGTCCCCGGCGAGGTGGCCTCCTTCATCGGGATGGCCCCGGCGGACAACCCCAGGTATGTGATCGCGGTCTTCGCGCACACCCCGAAGGGTGGCGGCGGCGACATCGCCAGCCCGGCCTTCAAGGAGATGATGGGCTTCGCCCTGCGGCACTACCGGGTACCACCGACCGGTACGAAACCGCCCAACTTTGTCGTCTATCCCCGCTGA